The following proteins are encoded in a genomic region of Rattus rattus isolate New Zealand chromosome 2, Rrattus_CSIRO_v1, whole genome shotgun sequence:
- the Caap1 gene encoding LOW QUALITY PROTEIN: caspase activity and apoptosis inhibitor 1 (The sequence of the model RefSeq protein was modified relative to this genomic sequence to represent the inferred CDS: inserted 3 bases in 2 codons; deleted 1 base in 1 codon; substituted 1 base at 1 genomic stop codon), with product MAPDSEWVLLKDHNGKEVFWGGGGAGRGGAGAEKQPKRSGQEAAARTSALDLVRVLSRSMGGCESFGCCGVAGAGGTNVAAEEHRFSSSVSGSLQQETKYLLPSLGKELFLAEPRDLEEGGLDLTVSLKPVSFYISDKKEMLQQCFYIIGEQKLQKMLPDVLKXQGTGVDSTSTLRENKPPEGLESKQGXGEDSDVLSINADAYDSDIEGPSNEEAAASATAAPAATAVATAASASEVPGSTVQSEAAQIGDLEXDIENSVNEILGLVESSPKEPKVAILTVPPPEDVQPSAQQLELLELEMRARAIKALMKAGDIKKPG from the exons ATGGCTCCTGACAGTGAGTGGGTTCTGCTAAAG GACCATAATGGGAAAGAAGTCTtctggggcgggggcggggcggggcggggcggggcgggggcggagaAACAGCCCAAGCGGAGCGGCCAGGAGGCAGCCGCCCGCACTAGCGCCCTGGACCTGGTACGGGTGCTGAGCAGGAGCATGGGTGGATGCGAGAGCTTTGGCTGCTGCGGGGTCGCTGGC GCGGGCGGGACGAATGTGGCAGCGGAAGAGCACCGATTTTCCTCCAGCGTCTCGGGCTCCCTGCAGCAGGAAACCAAGTATCTTTTACCAAGTCTGGGAAAAGAATTATTCTTGGCAGAGCCCCGTGATCTTGAAGAAGGTGGACTGGATCTGACTGTCTCGTTAAAACCTGTTAGTTTCTATATATCAGACAAAAAGGAAATGCTGCAGCAGTGCTTCTATATAATAGGAGAGCAGAAGTTACAGAAGATGCTCCCTGATGTGCTGAA GCAAGGTACCGGTGTGGATTCTACTTCAACCCTGAGAGAGAACAAACCACCAGAAGGTTTGGAAtcaaaacaag aaggggaagatAGTGATGTACTCAGTATAAACGCAGATGCTTATGACAGCGATATAGAAGGCCCAAGCAATGAAGAAGCTGCCGCCTCGGCCACCGCCGCccctgctgctactgctgttgctactgctgcttctgcttctgaggtCCCAGGAAGTACAGTCCAGAGTGAAGCTGCTCAGATAGGTGACCTGGAGTGAGATATTGAAAACAGTGTGAATGAGATTTTGGGACTGGTAGAGTCTAGCCCAAAGGAACCCAAAGTGGCCATCCTGACGGTTCCTCCACCAGAAGATGTTCAGCCATCTGCACAGCAACTGGAACTTCTAGAACTTGAAATGAGGGCAAGAGCGATTAAGGCTCTCATGAAAGCTGGCGATATAAAAAAGCCAGGCTAG
- the LOC116894431 gene encoding protein FAM32A-like, whose translation MEAYEQVQKGPLKLKGVAELGVTKRRKKKDKDKTKMLETMGMRKKSEEEKQHCLDKRTPAQAAFEKMQEKRQMERILKKASKTHKQRVEDFNRHLDTLTEHYDIPKVSWTK comes from the coding sequence ATGGAGGCATACGAGCAGGTACAGAAGGGCCCCCTGAAGCTGAAAGGTGTGGCAGAGCTTGGCGTGACGAAGCggaggaagaagaaggacaaagacAAGACCAAGATGCTGGAGACCATGGGGATGAGAAAGAAGAgcgaggaggagaagcagcactGCCTGGACAAGCGCACGCCGGCGCAGGCTGCCTTTGAAAAGATGCAGGAGAAGCGGCAAATGGAAAGGATCCTGAAGAAGGCGTCGAAAACCCACAAGCAGAGAGTGGAGGACTTCAACCGACACCTGGACACACTCACCGAGCACTATGACATTCCCAAGGTCAGCTGGACCAAGTAA